The Syngnathus acus chromosome 3, fSynAcu1.2, whole genome shotgun sequence genome includes a window with the following:
- the LOC119120563 gene encoding CD82 antigen-like isoform X1, translated as MGKGCVTATKYFLFIFNLIFFLLGGVIMGFGLWLLLDNQSFIVVLNDSIAVKAACYILIGVGTFAMLLGFLGCLGAIYEIRCLLGLVSEFEKLEQSHSVVYFTCLLLILIAEIVAGALIYFQKDVLNEEMSKIVSKVLDNYPGNYSTTAQAWDFIQRNMECCGWTGQSDWNGNMVIINSSQLLFPCSCYNISLATGNVSESGFCEAQTPEWPVYDTGCALNVESWLLTNIGVVLGICIAIALIELLGMVLAIWLCKNIHREDYTKVPKY; from the exons ATGGGGAAAGGATGTGTGACGGCGACCAAGTACTTCCTGTTCATCTTTAACCTCATCTTCTTT cTTCTGGGTGGCGTCATCATGGGCTTTGGATTGTGGCTCCTCCTGGACAATCAGAGCTTCATAGTTGTGCTCA ATGACTCCATAGCTGTCAAGGCCGCGTGCTACATCCTAATTGGAGTTGGCACTTTCGCCATGCTTTTGGGCTTCCTCGGCTGCTTGGGAGCTATTTATGAGATCCGCTGTCTGCTTGGTCTAGTGagtgaatttgaaaaattagAACAATCCCATAGTGTTGTG TACTTCACCTGCCTCCTGTTGATCCTCATTGCTGAGATTGTAGCTGGCGCCCTCATCTACTTCCAGAAGGACGTG TTAAATGAAGAGATGTCTAAGATTGTATCCAAGGTCTTGGACAACTATCCAGGCAACTACTCGACCACAGCACAAGCGTGGGACTTCATTCAGAGAAAT ATGGAATGCTGCGGCTGGACCGGTCAAAGCGATTGGAACGGAAACATGGTGATCATCAACAGTTCTCAACTTCTGTTTCCCTGCTCGTGCTACAACATCTCCCTCGCAACTGGAAACGTCTCAGAGAGCGGCTTCTGCGAGGCTCAGACACCAGAATGGCCCGTATACGACACG GGTTGTGCTCTCAACGTGGAGAGCTGGCTCCTCACCAACATCGGGGTTGTTCTGGGAATCTGCATCGCAATCGCTTTGATTGAG CTGCTGGGGATGGTTCTGGCCATCTGGTTGTGCAAGAACATTCACAGGGAGGACTACACCAAAGTGCCAAAGTATTAA
- the LOC119120563 gene encoding CD82 antigen-like isoform X2, with translation MGKGCVTATKYFLFIFNLIFFLLGGVIMGFGLWLLLDNQSFIVVLNDSIAVKAACYILIGVGTFAMLLGFLGCLGAIYEIRCLLGLYFTCLLLILIAEIVAGALIYFQKDVLNEEMSKIVSKVLDNYPGNYSTTAQAWDFIQRNMECCGWTGQSDWNGNMVIINSSQLLFPCSCYNISLATGNVSESGFCEAQTPEWPVYDTGCALNVESWLLTNIGVVLGICIAIALIELLGMVLAIWLCKNIHREDYTKVPKY, from the exons ATGGGGAAAGGATGTGTGACGGCGACCAAGTACTTCCTGTTCATCTTTAACCTCATCTTCTTT cTTCTGGGTGGCGTCATCATGGGCTTTGGATTGTGGCTCCTCCTGGACAATCAGAGCTTCATAGTTGTGCTCA ATGACTCCATAGCTGTCAAGGCCGCGTGCTACATCCTAATTGGAGTTGGCACTTTCGCCATGCTTTTGGGCTTCCTCGGCTGCTTGGGAGCTATTTATGAGATCCGCTGTCTGCTTGGTCTA TACTTCACCTGCCTCCTGTTGATCCTCATTGCTGAGATTGTAGCTGGCGCCCTCATCTACTTCCAGAAGGACGTG TTAAATGAAGAGATGTCTAAGATTGTATCCAAGGTCTTGGACAACTATCCAGGCAACTACTCGACCACAGCACAAGCGTGGGACTTCATTCAGAGAAAT ATGGAATGCTGCGGCTGGACCGGTCAAAGCGATTGGAACGGAAACATGGTGATCATCAACAGTTCTCAACTTCTGTTTCCCTGCTCGTGCTACAACATCTCCCTCGCAACTGGAAACGTCTCAGAGAGCGGCTTCTGCGAGGCTCAGACACCAGAATGGCCCGTATACGACACG GGTTGTGCTCTCAACGTGGAGAGCTGGCTCCTCACCAACATCGGGGTTGTTCTGGGAATCTGCATCGCAATCGCTTTGATTGAG CTGCTGGGGATGGTTCTGGCCATCTGGTTGTGCAAGAACATTCACAGGGAGGACTACACCAAAGTGCCAAAGTATTAA
- the LOC119120855 gene encoding tetraspanin-18-like, translated as MEGDCLSCMKYLMFIFNFLIFLGGSFMLALGVWVLVDPMGFREIVAAKPHLFTGAYVILTIGAMLFLLGFLGCCGAIRENKCLLLFFFMFILIIFLAELAAAILAFFFREHLTREYFTRELKHHYQGYNTTDVFTSTWNAIMTTFDCCGVSGPEDFEVSLFRFVNPNKMTPDACCQESSYQGHMEYISMLQCVSGSPAFQNNKGCYSAMMDSFETYLYTAGAFAIVVLTIELFAMVFALCLYCGIR; from the exons ATGGAGGGTGACTGCCTCAGCTGCATGAAGTACCTGATGTTCATCTTCAACTTCCTCATCTTT CTAGGAGGCTCCTTCATGCTGGCTCTTGGTGTTTGGGTGCTGGTGGACCCGATGGGCTTCAGAGAAATTGTGGCAGCCAAGCCCCATCTGTTCACGGGCGCCTACGTCATCTTGACCATCGGCGCAATGTTGTTCCTGCTGGGCTTCCTGGGCTGCTGTGGAGCCATACGCGAGAACAAATGTCTCTTACTTTTT TTCTTCATGTTCATCCTTATCATCTTCCTGGCTGAGCTGGCAGCTGCCATACTGGCCTTCTTCTTCAGGGAGCAT TTAACCAGAGAGTATTTCACTCGGGAGCTAAAGCACCATTATCAAGGTTATAACACCACTGATGTCTTCACCTCTACATGGAATGCCATCATGACCACA TTTGACTGTTGTGGAGTaagcggccctgaggactttGAAGTGAGTCTATTCAGGTTCGTCAACCCCAATAAGATGACGCCTGATGCCTGTTGCCAGGAGAGCAGCTACCAAGGACACATGGAGTATATCAGCATGTTGCAGTGTGTTAGTGGAAGCCCTGCCTTTCAGAACAACAAG GGCTGTTACTCTGCAATGATGGATTCCTTTGAGACATACCTTTACACAGCAGGAGCATTCGCCATTGTGGTGTTGACGATCGAG CTCTTCGCCATGGTGTTTGCATTGTGTTTATATTGCGGCATCCGATAG